A genome region from Choloepus didactylus isolate mChoDid1 chromosome 12, mChoDid1.pri, whole genome shotgun sequence includes the following:
- the LOC119507334 gene encoding cytochrome b-c1 complex subunit 2, mitochondrial-like produces the protein MKLLTRAGSFSRFYSLKVAPKVKATAAPPRAPPHPQDLEFTRLPNGLVIASLENYAPTSRIGLFIKAGSRYEDSNNLGTSHLLRLSSSLTTKGASSFKITRGIEAVGGKLSVTATRENLAYTVECRRDDIEILMELLLNVATAPEFRHWEVSALQPQLKIDKAVAFQNPQACIIENLHAAAYQNALANSLYCPDYRIGKVTPEELHYYVQNYFTSARMALIGLGVSHPVLKQVAEQFLNMRGGLGLAGAKARYRGGDIREQNGDSLVHAALVAESSAIGSTEANAFSVLQHVLGAGPHVKRGSNSTSSLYQAVAKGVNQPFDVSAFNASYSDSGLFGIYTVLQAAAAGDVIKAAYNQVKSVAQGNLSSTDVQVAKNKLKAGYLMSVESSEGFLDEVGSQALVAGSYVPPTTVLQQIDSVAATDIINAAKKFVSGKKSMAASGNLGHTPFVDEL, from the coding sequence ATGAAGCTGCTAACCAGAGCTGGCTCCTTTTCGAGGTTTTATTCCCTCAAAGTTGCTCCCAAAGTTAAAGCCACAGCTGCCCCTCCCAGAGCGCCTCCACATCCTCAGGATCTTGAGTTTACCAGATTACCAAATGGCTTAGTGATTGCGTCTCTGGAAAACTATGCTCCTACATCAAGAATTGGGTTGTTCATTAAAGCAGGCAGTAGATATGAGGACTCCAACAATTTGGGAACGTCTCATTTGCTGCGTCTTTCATCCAGTTTGACTACAAAAGGTGCTTCATCTTTCAAGATAACCCGTGGAATTGAAGCAGTTGGTGGTAAATTAAGTGTGACTGCAACAAGGGAAAACCTGGCTTACACTGTAGAATGCCGGCGGGATGATATTGAGATTCTCATGGAGCTCCTGCTCAATGTCGCCACAGCACCAGAATTTCGTCATTGGGAAGTCTCTGCCCTTCAGCCTCAGCTGAAAATTGACAAAGCTGTGGCTTTTCAGAATCCACAAGCTTGTATCATTGAAAATTTACATGCTGCAGCTTACCAGAATGCCTTGGCTAATTCCTTATATTGTCCTGATTATAGGATTGGAAAAGTGACACCAGAAGAGTTACATTACTATGTTCAGAACTATTTTACAAGTGCAAGAATGGCTTTGATTGGACTTGGTGTGAGTCATCCTGTTCTAAAGCAAGTTGCTGAACAGTTTCTCAACATGAGGGGTGGGCTTGGTTTAGCTGGCGCAAAGGCCAGGTACCGTGGAGGTGATATTCGAGAACAGAATGGAGACAGTCTTGTCCATGCTGCTCTTGTAGCAGAAAGTTCTGCCATAGGAAGTACAGAAGCCAATGCATTTAGTGTTCTCCAGCACGTCCTTGGTGCTGGACCACATGTCAAGAGGGGCAGCAACTCCACCAGCTCTTTATACCAGGCTGTTGCCAAGGGAGTTAACCAGCCATTTGACGTTTCTGCTTTTAATGCCAGTTATTCGGATTCCGGACTGTTTGGGATTTATACTGTCTTGCAGGCTGCAGCTGCTGGAGATGTTATCAAGGCCGCCTATAACCAAGTAAAATCAGTTGCGCAGGGAAACCTTTCCAGTACAGATGTCCAGGTTGCCAAGAACAAGCTGAAAGCTGGATATCTAATGTCGGTAGAGTCTTCTGAAGGTTTCCTGGATGAAGTCGGGTCCCAGGCTCTAGTTGCTGGTTCATATGTACCACCAACCACAGTCCTTCAGCAGATTGACTCGGTGGCTGCCACTGATATCATAAATGCAGCAAAGAAGTTTGTTTCTGGCAAGAAGTCAATGGCAGCAAGTGGAAATTTGGGGCATACACCTTTTGTTGACGAGTTGTAA
- the GJA3 gene encoding gap junction alpha-3 protein yields MGDWSFLGRLLENAQEHSTVVGKVWLTVLFIFRILVLGAAAEEVWGDEQSDFTCNTQQPGCENVCYDQAFPISHIRFWVLQIIFVSTPTLIYLGHVLHLVRREEKKKERKEELLKREGAAQGAGGRGGLEGTWAGPKEKPPVCDDRGKVRIAGALLRTYVFNIIFKTLFEVGFIVGQYFLYGFQLKALYRCDRWPCPNTVDCFISRPTEKTIFILFMLAVACVSLLLNMLEIYHLGWKKLKQGMTTHYSPDASEARMVGESPGDGNPLLLNSHSAPPAAAVGFPPYHPHSAASLGPAAAAGYPGAPPPPADFKMAALAEERGEGPPGKYCPSAQHLLMAEQNWANQEAEQQTARSLRSPPAPPAPRSLQPLPREEAGPGAAPLLSGNGSSSSSLGESNLEVTPEEEEQTLSPAAGTHVPPLQPGEPGRVSKASKASGGRARPDDLAI; encoded by the coding sequence ATGGGGGACTGGAGCTTTCTGGGGCGACTACTCGAAAACGCACAGGAGCACTCCACGGTGGTGGGCAAGGTCTGGCTGACCGTGCTGTTTATCTTCCGGATCCTGGTGCTGGGGGCCGCCGCCGAGGAGGTTTGGGGCGATGAGCAGTCAGACTTCACCTGCAACACGCAGCAGCCGGGCTGCGAGAACGTCTGCTACGACCAGGCCTTCCCCATCTCCCACATCCGCTTCTGGGTGCTGCAGATCATCTTCGTCTCCACGCCCACCCTGATCTACCTGGGCCACGTGCTGCACCTCGTACgcagggaagaaaagaagaaggagcGCAAGGAGGAGCTGCTGAAGCGCGAGGGCGCGGCCCAGGGGGCGGGCGGGCGCGGCGGGCTGGAGGGCACCTGGGCAGGCCCGAAGGAGAAGCCGCCGGTCTGCGACGACCGAGGCAAGGTGCGCATCGCCGGGGCCCTGCTCCGCACCTACGTCTTCAACATCATCTTTAAGACCCTGTTTGAGGTGGGCTTCATCGTCGGGCAGTACTTCCTGTACGGCTTCCAGCTGAAGGCCCTCTACCGCTGCGACCGGTGGCCCTGCCCCAACACGGTGGACTGCTTCATCTCCAGGCCCACCGAGAAGACCATCTTCATCCTCTTCATGCTGGCGGTGGCCTGCGTGTCCCTGCTGCTCAACATGCTGGAGATCTACCATCTGGGCTGGAAAAAACTCAAACAGGGGATGACCACCCATTATAGCCCAGATGCCTCCGAGGCCAGGATGGTGGGGGAGAGCCCGGGGGATGGTAACCCACTGCTCCTCAACTCGCACTCGgccccgcccgccgccgccgTCGGATTTCCGCCTTACCACCCTCACTCTGCCGCCTCCTTGGGACCGGCGGCCGCCGCAGGCTATCCCGGGGCCCCTCCGCCACCTGCAGATTTCAAAATGGCAGCGCTGGCCGAGGAGCGCGGGGAGGGCCCCCCCGGGAAGTACTGCCCCAGCGCCCAGCACCTGCTGATGGCCGAGCAGAACTGGGCCAACCAGGAGGCGGAGCAGCAGACAGCCCGGAGCCTGCGCTCCCCGCCCGCGCCCCCGGCGCCCCGCAGCCTGCAGCCGCTCCCCCGGGAGGAGGCCGGGCCCGGCGCGGCGCCCCTGCTGTCGGGGAacgggagcagcagcagcagcttggGAGAGAGCAACCTGGAAGTGACTCCGGAAGAGGAGGAGCAGACCCTGAGCCCCGCGGCAGGGACGCACGTGCCCCCGCTGCAGCCCGGAGAGCCGGGGCGGGTCAGCAAGGCCAGTAAGGCCAGCGGCGGCCGAGCCAGACCGGATGACCTAGCCATCTAA